The Cervus elaphus chromosome 22, mCerEla1.1, whole genome shotgun sequence genome has a window encoding:
- the LOC122680627 gene encoding LOW QUALITY PROTEIN: calpastatin-like (The sequence of the model RefSeq protein was modified relative to this genomic sequence to represent the inferred CDS: inserted 2 bases in 1 codon; substituted 1 base at 1 genomic stop codon), producing the protein MQTSPKPGXSLRGSEAGRRVAASSASASKSSSMNPTEAKPVKTEPEKKPQSSKPSAVHEKKAQEVKPKEHTEPKSPPKHSSDTGSKHAPKEKAVSKPSEQPPSEKSTKPKTKSQDKISGGGKSTVPAGVAAASAEPADKNKENKSLISAVPAESKPSKPSGKSDMDTALDDLVDTLGEPEETKEDKPAYTGPEVSDLMSSTYIEELGKXEVTQPPKYRELLNKKDGIAAPPLDSSKPLGPNDAIDALSSDFTCSSPAADGKKTKKEKSTEEALKAQSAGVIRSAAPPQEKKRKVEEDAMTEQTLEALSASLGTRKPEPELDPSSIKEVDEAKAKEEKVKKCGEDEETVPSDYRLKPATDKDGKPLLPEAEEKPKPVSESELIDELSEDFDRSKCKEKQSKPTEKTEASPATAPVPVAEDVPRTSMCSVQSAPPAAAPAKGMVPDDAVEALAGSLGKKEADPEDGKPVEDKVKEKAKEEDREKLGEKEETIPPDYRLEEAKDKDGKPLLPKEVKEPLPPVSDDFLLDALSEDFTVPSDTSSPQFEDAKLSAVVSEVVSQTPAPTTQAASPPPDTTQRDNKELDDALDQLSDSLGQRQPDPDENKPVEDKVKEKAKAEHRDKLGERDDTIPLAYQHLLDDDKEGTPGKPKASKKPKASEDKDKKPAASAKAPRNGGKAKDSTQAKEETSKPKADGKSTS; encoded by the exons ATGCAAACGTCCCCCAAGCCCGGCTGAAGTCTCCGGGGCTCCGAAGCCGGACGCAGAGTGGCTGCTTCCTCTGCCTCCGCCAGCAAGTCTTCCAGTATGAATCCCACAGAAGCCAAGCCTGTAAAAACAGAGCCTGAGAAGAAGCCGCAATCATCTAAGCCATCTGCGGTTCACGAGAAAAAAGCCCAAGAAGTAAAGCCAAAGGAACACACAGAGCCAAAAAGCCCACCCAAGCACTCCTCAGATACCGGGAGCAAGCATGCTCCTAAGGAAAAAGCCGTTTCCAAACCAAGCGAGCAGCCACCATCAgagaaatcaacaaaaccaaagacCAAGTCCCAGGACAAGATTTCCGGTGGTGGCAAGAGCACCGTTCCTGCTGGTGTGGCCGCAGCGTCTGCCGAACCAGCTgacaagaataaagaaaataaatcattaataTCAGCCGTACCAGCTGAATCCAAACCGAGTAAACCATCTGGAAAGTCAGACATGGATACTGCTCTGGATGACTTAGTAGACACTTTAGGAGAACCTGAAGAGACGAAAGAAGATAAGCCAGCATATACTGGACCGGAAGTTTCGGATCTGATGAGTTCTACCTACATAGAAGAACTGGGTAA AGAAGTCACACAGCCTCCAAAATATAGGGAACTTTTGAATAAAAAAGACGGGATCGCAGCCCCTCCTCTAGACTCCTCGAAACCCCTGGGGCCCAATGATGCCATCGATGCCTTGTCATCAGACTTCACCTGCAGTTCCCCTGCAGCTGAtggaaagaaaactaagaaagagAAATCTACAGAAGAGGCTTTAAAGGCTCAGTCAGCGGGGGTAATCAGAAGTGCTGCTCCAccccaagagaaaaaaaggaaagtggaaGAGGACGCCATGACTGAGCAGACCCTGGAGGCCCTGTCAGCCTCCCTGGGCACCCGGAAGCCGGAGCCGGAGCTCGACCCCAGCTCTATTAAGGAGGTCGATGAGGCAAAAGCCaaagaagagaaagtaaagaaatgtggtgaagatgaggaaacagtccCGTCGGACTATAGATTAAAACCAGCCACGGATAAAGATGGAAAACCACTCTTGCCAGAAGCTGAAGAAAAACCCAAGCCCGTGAGTGAATCAGAACTCATTGATGAACTTTCAGAAGATTTTGACCGGTCTAAGTGTAAAGAAAAACAATCTAAGCCAACTGAAAAAACAGAGGCGTCTCCGGCCACCGCCCCCGTGCCTGTGGCAGAGGACGTGCCTCGGACTTCCATGTGTTCCGTGCAGTCGGCTCCGCCCGCGGCAGCTCCAGCGAAGGGCATGGTGccagatgatgctgttgaagcctTGGCTGGAAGCCTGGGCAAAAAGGAAGCAGATCCAGAAGACGGAAAGCCTGTGGAGGATAAAGTCAAGGAGAAAGCCAAAGAAGAGGATCGTGAAAAACTtggtgaaaaagaagaaacaattccTCCTGATTACAGATTAGAAGAAGCCAAGGATAAAGACGGAAAACCACTGCTGCCAAAAGAGGTCAAGGAACCGCTCCCACCCGTGAGTGACGACTTCCTCCTGGATGCTCTGTCCGAGGACTTCACTGTCCCCTCAGACACGTCATCACCTCAGTTTGAAGATGCTAAACTTTCAGCTGTCGTCTCTGAGGTGGTTTCCCAAACCCCAGCTCCAACTACCCAGGCGGCCAGTCCACCCCCCGACACCACGCAGCGTGACAACAAAGAACTTGACGATGCCCTGGATCAACTTTCTGACAGTCTCGGGCAAAGACAGCCTGATCCAGATGAGAATAAACCCGTAGAAGATAAAGTCAAGGAAAAAGCCAAAGCTGAACACAGAGACAAGCTGGGAGAAAGAGATGACACCATCCCACTTGCATACCAGCATCTTTTGGATGATGACAAGGAGggcacaccagggaagccaaaggcaTCAAAGAAACCCAAAGCATCAGAGGACAAAGACAAGAAGCCTGCTGCCAGTGCCAAAGCCCCCAGGAACGGTGGGAAAGCCAAGGATTCCACACAAGCAAAGGAGGAAACTTCCAAGCCAAAAGCTGATGGAAAAAGTACAAGTTAA